The following are from one region of the Falco biarmicus isolate bFalBia1 chromosome 1, bFalBia1.pri, whole genome shotgun sequence genome:
- the SUMO2 gene encoding small ubiquitin-related modifier 2 gives MADEKPKEGVKTENNDHINLKVAGQDGSVVQFKIKRHTPLSKLMKAYCERQGLSMRQIRFRFDGQPINETDTPAQLEMEDEDTIDVFQQQTGGVY, from the exons ATGGCCGACGAGAAGCCCAAG GAAGGAGTGAAGACTGAAAACAATGATCACATTAATCTGAAGGTGGCAGGGCAAGATGGGTCTGTGGTGCAGTTTAAGATTAAGAGGCATACACCACTTAGTAAACTAATGAAAGCCTATTGTGAACGACAG GGGTTGTCAATGAGGCAAATCAGATTCCGGTTCGATGGGCAACCAATTAATGAAACAGACACACCTGCACAG TTGGAAATGGAGGATGAAGATACAATTGATGTGTTCCAGCAGCAAACAGGAGGagtttactaa
- the NUP85 gene encoding nuclear pore complex protein Nup85 isoform X2, which translates to MEELDAEPPLMVVPGADPAARQLCFAWGPAEVLVCETLFGRRGTGEGGPSASRVFVVRKDQDIYIQTLRKLFNESHGIFVGLQRSEEELVGKSRKAQLVQVSKNYRSVIRACMEDMHQAAFSARDPALQSQYSTQVSILSAMELIWNLCEILFVEAAAAGPLLLRLLDWVRLHVCDVDNMVREVLSSENPSKHKLFWNVVDVFVLQGRMDEARHLLSKEASANPTSVNMYKILDDLMKKMPVPSLGNTQTLTEMELKWQHWHEECQRYLQDGTFASNSHMESICKILLGDEDAILEKKELMTTWYHFLVTRLLYSHPTVKPMELRFYAQSSMDLFLGGESSPEPLDTILMAAFEFEMHQVIKECSIALSNWWFVAHLTDLLDHCKLLQSHNLYFGSNMREFLLLEYASGLFSHHSLWQLGVDYFDHCPEYGRVYLELHIERIPLNTEQKALKVLRICEQRQMHEQVRSICKIMAMKALRNNRLGSALSWSIRAKDAAFATLISDRFLKDYCERGCFSDLDLIDNLGPSMLLSDRLTFLGKYREFHRLYGEKRFSEAAKLLLMLMTAHIAPCSFWMTLLTDALPLLEQKEVVFSAEQTYELMRCLEDLTAGKSDKQKFQDDVETMKVEMLRLALARNLARVIVKEGTLEGS; encoded by the exons ATGGAGGAGCTGGATGCGGAGCCGCCGCTGATG GTGGTGCCGGGCGCGGACCCCGCCGCCAGGCAGCTGTGCTTCGCCTGGGGCCCCGCCGAGGTGCTGGTGTGCGAGACCCTCTTCGGCCGCAGAG GCACCGGGGAGGGAGGGCCCAGCGCCTCCCGCGTTTTCGTGGTCCGCAAGGATCAGGACATCTACATCCAGACCCTGCGGAAACTCTTCAACGAGTCGCACGGGATCTTCGTCGGGCTCCAGCGGAGCgaggaggagctggtggggaagtCGAGGAAAGCGCA GTTGGTTCAAGTGAGTAAAAACTACCGCTCGGTGATCAGAGCCTGTATGGAGGACATGCACCAGGCAGCTT TTTCAGCCCGggacccagccctgcagagccagtATAGCACACAG gTTTCTATTCTCTCTGCAATGGAGCTGATCTGGAACCTCTGTGAGATTCTCTTTGttgaagcagctgcag CTGGCCCCCTTCTTCTTCGCCTCCTTGACTGGGTTCGACTTCATGTCTGTGATGTTGACAACATGGTCCGTGAAGTTCTGAGCAGTGAAAATCCATCGAAACACAAACTCTTCTGGAACGTG GTGGATGTCTTTGTGCTGCAAGGCCGAATGGATGAAGCACGGCACTTGCTCTCCAAGGAAGCCAGTGCCAATCCCACGTCAGTGAACATGTACAAAATCTTGGATGACTTGATGAAGAAGATGCCTGTGCCCAGT CTTGGCAACACCCAGACACTGACAGAGATGGAGCTGAAGTGGCAGCACTGGCATGAAGAATGTCAGCGTTATCTACAAGATGGAACTTTTGCTTCCAATTCCCACATGGAATCCATCTGCAAG ATCCTGCTGGGAGACGAGGATGCCATACTGGAGAAAAAGGAACTGATGACTACTTGGTACCACTTTCTGGTCACCCGACTCCTGTATTCCCATCCAACTGTGAAGCCAATGGAACTGCGGTTTTATGCACAG TCTAGTATGGACCTGTTCCTGGGTGGAGAAAGCAGCCCTGAGCCTCTAGACACGATTTTAATGGCAGCCTTTGAATTTGAGATGCACCAAGTGATCAAGGAATGCAG CATCGCCCTGAGCAACTGGTGGTTTGTGGCTCATCTGACTGACCTACTGGATCACTGTAAACTCCTGCAATCTCACAATCTCTA TTTCGGTTCAAACATGCGTGAATTCCTCCTGCTAGAGTATGCCTCAGGACTCTTCTCCCATCACAG ccTCTGGCAGCTGGGGGTGGATTACTTTGACCACTGCCCAGAATACGGGAGGGTATATTTGGAGCTTCATATTGAACGGATACCCCTTAACACGGAACAGAAAGCCCTCAAAGTGCTGAGGATCTGTGAGCAGAGACAGATGCACGAACAAG TTCGTAGCATCTGCAAAATCATGGCCATGAAAGCTCTGCGGAATAATCGCTTGGGCTCTGCGCTGTCGTGGAGCATCAGAGCTAAGGATGCAGCTTTTGCTACACTGATATCAGACCG GTTCCTTAAGGACTATTGTGAAAGGGGGTGCTTCTCTGACTTAGACCTCATTGATAATTTGGGACCATCCATGCTGCTTAGTGACCGGCTAACATTTCTTG GCAAGTACCGAGAATTCCACCGGCTGTATGGGGAGAAGCGGTTCTCTGAAGCTGCCAAGTTGCTTTTGATGTTGATGACGGCTCACATCGCTCCTTGCTCCTTCTGGATGACCCTGCTGACAGACGCCCTTCCCCTGCTGGAGCAGAAAGAG GTGGTATTTTCAGCAGAGCAGACCTACGAGTTGATGCGATGCCTGGAAGACCTGACGGCTGGGAAGTCGGATAAGCAGAAATTCCAG GATGACGTTGAGACTATGAAAGTGGAAATGCTGCGACTTGCTCTTGCACGAAATCTCGCACGAGTCATAGTCAAAGAAGGCACGTTGGAAGGATCCTGA
- the NUP85 gene encoding nuclear pore complex protein Nup85 isoform X1, with translation MEELDAEPPLMVVPGADPAARQLCFAWGPAEVLVCETLFGRRGGSPVPVPGSPIPVPRSPSPVPIPGPRSPSPTRSPSRPRALTGCVAGTGEGGPSASRVFVVRKDQDIYIQTLRKLFNESHGIFVGLQRSEEELVGKSRKAQLVQVSKNYRSVIRACMEDMHQAAFSARDPALQSQYSTQVSILSAMELIWNLCEILFVEAAAAGPLLLRLLDWVRLHVCDVDNMVREVLSSENPSKHKLFWNVVDVFVLQGRMDEARHLLSKEASANPTSVNMYKILDDLMKKMPVPSLGNTQTLTEMELKWQHWHEECQRYLQDGTFASNSHMESICKILLGDEDAILEKKELMTTWYHFLVTRLLYSHPTVKPMELRFYAQSSMDLFLGGESSPEPLDTILMAAFEFEMHQVIKECSIALSNWWFVAHLTDLLDHCKLLQSHNLYFGSNMREFLLLEYASGLFSHHSLWQLGVDYFDHCPEYGRVYLELHIERIPLNTEQKALKVLRICEQRQMHEQVRSICKIMAMKALRNNRLGSALSWSIRAKDAAFATLISDRFLKDYCERGCFSDLDLIDNLGPSMLLSDRLTFLGKYREFHRLYGEKRFSEAAKLLLMLMTAHIAPCSFWMTLLTDALPLLEQKEVVFSAEQTYELMRCLEDLTAGKSDKQKFQDDVETMKVEMLRLALARNLARVIVKEGTLEGS, from the exons ATGGAGGAGCTGGATGCGGAGCCGCCGCTGATG GTGGTGCCGGGCGCGGACCCCGCCGCCAGGCAGCTGTGCTTCGCCTGGGGCCCCGCCGAGGTGCTGGTGTGCGAGACCCTCTTCGGCCGCAGAGGTGGGTCCCCGGTCCCCGTCCCCGGGTCCCCGATCCCCGTCCCCCGGTCCCCGTCCCCCGTCCCGATCCCCGGTCCCCGATCCCCGTCCCCCACCCGGTCCCCGTCCCGTCCCCGGGCGCTGACGGGCTGTGTTGCAGGCACCGGGGAGGGAGGGCCCAGCGCCTCCCGCGTTTTCGTGGTCCGCAAGGATCAGGACATCTACATCCAGACCCTGCGGAAACTCTTCAACGAGTCGCACGGGATCTTCGTCGGGCTCCAGCGGAGCgaggaggagctggtggggaagtCGAGGAAAGCGCA GTTGGTTCAAGTGAGTAAAAACTACCGCTCGGTGATCAGAGCCTGTATGGAGGACATGCACCAGGCAGCTT TTTCAGCCCGggacccagccctgcagagccagtATAGCACACAG gTTTCTATTCTCTCTGCAATGGAGCTGATCTGGAACCTCTGTGAGATTCTCTTTGttgaagcagctgcag CTGGCCCCCTTCTTCTTCGCCTCCTTGACTGGGTTCGACTTCATGTCTGTGATGTTGACAACATGGTCCGTGAAGTTCTGAGCAGTGAAAATCCATCGAAACACAAACTCTTCTGGAACGTG GTGGATGTCTTTGTGCTGCAAGGCCGAATGGATGAAGCACGGCACTTGCTCTCCAAGGAAGCCAGTGCCAATCCCACGTCAGTGAACATGTACAAAATCTTGGATGACTTGATGAAGAAGATGCCTGTGCCCAGT CTTGGCAACACCCAGACACTGACAGAGATGGAGCTGAAGTGGCAGCACTGGCATGAAGAATGTCAGCGTTATCTACAAGATGGAACTTTTGCTTCCAATTCCCACATGGAATCCATCTGCAAG ATCCTGCTGGGAGACGAGGATGCCATACTGGAGAAAAAGGAACTGATGACTACTTGGTACCACTTTCTGGTCACCCGACTCCTGTATTCCCATCCAACTGTGAAGCCAATGGAACTGCGGTTTTATGCACAG TCTAGTATGGACCTGTTCCTGGGTGGAGAAAGCAGCCCTGAGCCTCTAGACACGATTTTAATGGCAGCCTTTGAATTTGAGATGCACCAAGTGATCAAGGAATGCAG CATCGCCCTGAGCAACTGGTGGTTTGTGGCTCATCTGACTGACCTACTGGATCACTGTAAACTCCTGCAATCTCACAATCTCTA TTTCGGTTCAAACATGCGTGAATTCCTCCTGCTAGAGTATGCCTCAGGACTCTTCTCCCATCACAG ccTCTGGCAGCTGGGGGTGGATTACTTTGACCACTGCCCAGAATACGGGAGGGTATATTTGGAGCTTCATATTGAACGGATACCCCTTAACACGGAACAGAAAGCCCTCAAAGTGCTGAGGATCTGTGAGCAGAGACAGATGCACGAACAAG TTCGTAGCATCTGCAAAATCATGGCCATGAAAGCTCTGCGGAATAATCGCTTGGGCTCTGCGCTGTCGTGGAGCATCAGAGCTAAGGATGCAGCTTTTGCTACACTGATATCAGACCG GTTCCTTAAGGACTATTGTGAAAGGGGGTGCTTCTCTGACTTAGACCTCATTGATAATTTGGGACCATCCATGCTGCTTAGTGACCGGCTAACATTTCTTG GCAAGTACCGAGAATTCCACCGGCTGTATGGGGAGAAGCGGTTCTCTGAAGCTGCCAAGTTGCTTTTGATGTTGATGACGGCTCACATCGCTCCTTGCTCCTTCTGGATGACCCTGCTGACAGACGCCCTTCCCCTGCTGGAGCAGAAAGAG GTGGTATTTTCAGCAGAGCAGACCTACGAGTTGATGCGATGCCTGGAAGACCTGACGGCTGGGAAGTCGGATAAGCAGAAATTCCAG GATGACGTTGAGACTATGAAAGTGGAAATGCTGCGACTTGCTCTTGCACGAAATCTCGCACGAGTCATAGTCAAAGAAGGCACGTTGGAAGGATCCTGA